A window of Lacibacter sediminis contains these coding sequences:
- a CDS encoding sodium:solute symporter family transporter: MNSLSGLDILIFVFYFILVAGYGYWVYNKKKKATISASHDYFLAEGSLTWWAIGASLIASNISAEQFIGMSGNGYFVGIAVAAYEWIAALALIIIAVWFMPVYLKNKIYTMPQFLKTRYNETVSLIMAIFWLFLYVFVNLTSILYLGAIAISGLIGPEYLHTVMIALAVFSLIITLGGMKVIGYTDVIQVAVLIIGGFATIYFALTIVSEKFGLGRDAMAGFKTLMDQAPDHFHMILDKPTAASSQEDVNKYLILPGIAMYFAGQWIVNLNYWGCNQYITQRALGADLDTARKGILFAGFLKLLMPIIVMLPGIAAYVLHKNGHLEGLRGMDDAYSAILGFLPSGLKGLAIAALTAAIVASLAGKLNSIGTIFTLDIYLKYFRKKPAADPHAPAMDAAPTPVYNEGEEKNMVWVGRMAALVSIVLAVVFEWKDLLGISGEGGFTFIQKYTGFISPGVFAMFILGMFWKRTTGAAAVAGLITGFVMAIFFNSFAVTVFGHETLMYTAFKNNDGVYEIPFLINMGWAFFITMAVMIGISLTGPKVNPKAFELDKSMFKLKPSVIAMIVFTLLILTALYVKFW, from the coding sequence ATGAACAGTTTATCAGGCTTAGACATTCTCATCTTCGTTTTTTATTTCATTCTTGTTGCCGGTTACGGTTATTGGGTTTACAATAAAAAGAAGAAAGCCACCATCTCCGCATCACATGATTACTTTTTAGCTGAAGGTTCACTTACATGGTGGGCAATCGGTGCGTCGTTAATTGCTTCTAATATTTCGGCTGAGCAATTTATCGGCATGAGTGGTAACGGTTATTTTGTTGGTATTGCTGTAGCAGCTTACGAATGGATCGCTGCATTGGCATTGATCATCATTGCTGTTTGGTTCATGCCGGTATATTTAAAGAATAAGATCTACACCATGCCTCAGTTTTTGAAAACGAGGTATAACGAAACGGTGTCGCTCATCATGGCCATCTTCTGGTTGTTTTTATATGTATTCGTAAACCTTACTTCTATTTTATATTTAGGAGCGATCGCTATCAGCGGATTGATCGGGCCAGAATATTTACATACTGTAATGATCGCCCTCGCTGTGTTCTCACTCATCATTACATTGGGTGGTATGAAGGTGATCGGTTACACTGATGTTATACAGGTTGCTGTATTGATCATCGGTGGTTTTGCAACCATTTATTTTGCATTAACCATTGTGAGTGAAAAATTTGGTTTGGGCAGAGATGCAATGGCAGGTTTCAAAACATTAATGGATCAGGCACCGGATCACTTCCACATGATCTTAGATAAACCAACTGCTGCATCATCGCAGGAAGATGTCAACAAGTATTTGATCTTACCTGGTATTGCCATGTATTTCGCAGGTCAGTGGATCGTGAATCTGAACTACTGGGGTTGTAACCAATACATCACACAAAGAGCGTTGGGTGCTGATTTAGATACTGCACGTAAAGGAATTTTGTTTGCAGGATTCTTAAAGTTATTGATGCCGATCATTGTAATGTTGCCGGGTATTGCTGCTTATGTGTTGCACAAGAATGGTCATCTGGAAGGATTGAGAGGAATGGATGATGCATACTCTGCAATTCTTGGTTTCTTACCATCAGGGTTAAAAGGTTTGGCCATTGCTGCATTAACTGCTGCCATCGTTGCATCACTTGCAGGCAAGCTGAACAGTATTGGTACCATCTTTACATTGGATATTTATCTGAAATACTTCAGGAAAAAACCTGCGGCAGATCCACATGCTCCCGCTATGGATGCTGCTCCAACTCCTGTATATAATGAAGGGGAAGAGAAGAACATGGTTTGGGTTGGCAGAATGGCTGCATTGGTATCGATCGTATTAGCTGTAGTGTTTGAATGGAAAGATCTGTTAGGTATCAGTGGTGAAGGTGGCTTCACATTTATTCAGAAGTATACCGGCTTTATCAGCCCCGGTGTATTTGCCATGTTCATACTCGGTATGTTCTGGAAACGTACAACAGGTGCCGCTGCAGTTGCAGGTTTAATCACAGGCTTTGTAATGGCTATCTTCTTTAACAGCTTTGCTGTAACCGTATTTGGTCATGAAACATTGATGTACACCGCTTTCAAAAACAATGATGGTGTGTATGAAATTCCATTCCTGATCAATATGGGATGGGCCTTCTTTATCACCATGGCTGTCATGATCGGTATCAGTCTTACCGGACCGAAGGTTAATCCAAAAGCATTTGAACTGGATAAGTCAATGTTCAAGTTGAAACCTTCTGTTATTGCCATGATCGTATTTACATTGCTTATTCTTACAGCATTGTATGTGAAGTTCTGGTAA
- a CDS encoding aldose epimerase family protein — protein sequence MTTITTAALTSCGDGAEKKSEESTNEKVTKVAWGEADGKPVDLYTLTNANGVQIKISTYGGVVTSWVTPDKAGNKSNVVLGFDSLSGYLAKPPYFGAIIGRYGNRIGKGTFKIDTTTYQLATNNGENHLHGGNKGYDKVVWDAKAADSTASLTLTYLSKDGEEGYPGNLNITVVYTLTDDNELLIDYTAETDKATVVNLTNHSYFNLTGDVNNTILDHQLQINADKYTPVDAGLIPTGELKDVKGTPFDFLQPHKIGERIAAVDGGYDHNFVLTRKGSDLELVATLSDSVSGRKLEVFTTEPGLQFYSGNFLDGTIKTSDGKSINLRTGLCLETQHFPDSPNQPTFPSTLLKPGEKYHTVTKYKISVN from the coding sequence ATGACAACAATTACAACTGCTGCACTCACATCATGTGGCGATGGCGCTGAAAAGAAAAGCGAAGAATCAACAAATGAAAAAGTAACAAAAGTTGCATGGGGTGAAGCTGATGGCAAACCGGTTGACCTGTACACATTAACCAATGCAAATGGTGTACAGATCAAAATCTCAACGTATGGTGGAGTTGTTACATCATGGGTTACGCCTGATAAAGCTGGTAACAAGAGTAATGTCGTGTTAGGTTTCGATAGCTTGAGTGGTTATTTGGCTAAGCCTCCTTACTTCGGTGCCATCATTGGCCGTTACGGAAACCGTATTGGTAAAGGAACATTTAAGATCGATACAACAACGTATCAACTTGCAACCAACAATGGTGAAAACCACTTGCATGGCGGTAACAAAGGATACGATAAAGTAGTGTGGGATGCAAAAGCTGCTGACAGCACTGCGTCGTTGACACTTACTTATTTAAGTAAAGATGGAGAAGAAGGTTATCCCGGTAATCTCAACATCACCGTTGTTTATACACTCACAGATGATAATGAGTTATTGATCGATTATACAGCAGAAACTGACAAAGCAACTGTTGTGAATTTAACCAACCACAGTTATTTTAATTTAACTGGTGATGTAAACAATACCATTCTTGATCATCAACTGCAGATCAATGCCGATAAATATACACCTGTTGATGCAGGATTAATTCCAACAGGTGAATTGAAAGATGTAAAAGGAACTCCCTTTGATTTCTTACAACCACACAAAATTGGTGAACGTATTGCAGCGGTTGATGGCGGTTATGATCACAACTTTGTATTGACACGCAAAGGAAGCGATCTTGAACTGGTTGCAACATTGAGTGATTCAGTAAGCGGTCGTAAGCTGGAAGTATTCACCACTGAACCGGGTTTACAATTCTATTCAGGCAACTTCTTAGATGGCACAATCAAAACAAGTGATGGTAAATCAATCAATCTCCGCACAGGACTTTGTTTGGAAACACAGCATTTCCCTGATTCACCAAATCAACCAACGTTTCCATCAACCTTATTGAAGCCAGGTGAAAAATATCATACCGTAACCAAGTACAAAATTTCCGTTAATTGA
- a CDS encoding alpha-L-arabinofuranosidase C-terminal domain-containing protein, protein MQHQFNKLYSKRVIIAIAAVLILSSNSFAQQKKTFIIKANQPAATIQPTMWGVFFEDINLGADGGIYAELIKNRSFEFFKPLMGWRVDQKPFVEGAVTVQNRQGANLPNPRFLRVQLNNAAKGNLSMTNEGFRGMGIKKDLRYDFSVMYRTAGNIKLHVELLNAKNQVIGNSVVDATATGDAWKKLAKSFQSTDTAQKGQCRIWFEGTGTIDLDMISLFPEDTWKKRPGGMRADMIQMLADMKPGFIRFPGGCIVEGFDLSNRYQWKKTIGPIEERQLIMNRWNIEFPHRSAPDYFQTFGLGFFEYFQLCDDIGAEALPILNCGMACQFNSAELVPLDQLDPYIQDALDLIEFANGDVTTTWGKKRAEMGHAAPFNLKFLGVGNENWGPQYIERLKIFQKAIKEKYPNIKIVASSGTGPDGDRFELLNTELRKMNTDLIDEHYYRSPEWFFSSVRRYDNYPRTGSKVFAGEYASHVDKTNGAQRNTWLAAISEAAFMTGLERNADVVSMASYAPLFSHIDGWQWAPDMIWVDNLRSYGSPTYYVQKLFSLNKGSKVVPLTLNNDVVAGQDSLYASSVIDAATNELVIKIVNASNKEQATVLSVEGVKKLVAQGKLTVLQGSSLTVVNSFDQPTQVSPKESTIAIKTKKIDYTAAPYSFSVLRIKLQ, encoded by the coding sequence ATGCAGCATCAATTCAATAAACTATATTCAAAGAGAGTGATCATTGCGATAGCAGCAGTGCTCATTCTCTCGTCAAACTCATTTGCTCAGCAGAAAAAGACATTCATTATTAAAGCCAACCAGCCGGCTGCAACTATACAACCTACCATGTGGGGCGTATTTTTTGAAGACATTAATCTTGGTGCTGATGGTGGTATTTATGCAGAACTCATCAAGAACCGTTCATTCGAATTCTTTAAGCCACTTATGGGTTGGAGAGTTGATCAGAAGCCTTTCGTTGAGGGTGCTGTTACTGTGCAAAACAGGCAGGGAGCAAATCTTCCTAATCCCCGTTTCTTACGTGTGCAATTAAACAATGCAGCAAAAGGGAACCTGAGCATGACGAATGAAGGTTTCCGTGGAATGGGTATTAAAAAAGATCTGCGTTACGATTTCTCTGTGATGTATCGCACTGCAGGGAATATTAAACTGCATGTTGAATTACTGAATGCAAAGAATCAGGTGATCGGCAACAGTGTTGTTGATGCAACAGCAACCGGAGATGCGTGGAAGAAATTAGCAAAGAGTTTTCAATCAACTGACACAGCACAAAAAGGTCAATGCAGAATCTGGTTTGAAGGAACAGGCACAATAGATCTTGATATGATCTCTTTGTTTCCGGAAGACACCTGGAAGAAACGACCGGGTGGAATGCGTGCTGATATGATACAGATGCTGGCAGATATGAAGCCCGGCTTTATCCGTTTTCCCGGCGGTTGTATTGTTGAAGGCTTTGATCTGTCGAACCGTTATCAATGGAAAAAAACAATCGGGCCAATAGAAGAACGTCAGCTCATCATGAACCGTTGGAATATTGAATTCCCTCATCGTTCTGCTCCTGATTATTTTCAAACATTTGGTTTAGGTTTCTTCGAATACTTCCAGTTGTGTGATGATATTGGTGCAGAAGCATTACCCATTCTCAACTGTGGAATGGCTTGTCAGTTTAATTCTGCTGAGTTGGTGCCGTTAGATCAACTTGATCCTTACATACAAGATGCATTGGATCTCATTGAATTTGCCAACGGCGATGTAACAACTACATGGGGTAAGAAACGTGCAGAGATGGGACATGCAGCTCCATTCAATTTAAAATTTCTTGGTGTGGGTAATGAAAACTGGGGCCCGCAATACATTGAACGTTTAAAGATTTTCCAAAAAGCAATCAAGGAAAAATATCCAAACATTAAAATAGTTGCAAGCTCAGGTACAGGACCAGATGGTGATCGTTTTGAATTATTGAATACAGAATTGCGTAAGATGAATACCGATCTGATCGATGAACATTATTACCGCAGTCCGGAATGGTTCTTCAGCAGTGTAAGACGTTACGATAATTATCCTAGGACAGGTTCAAAAGTATTTGCAGGTGAATATGCTTCACATGTTGATAAAACAAACGGCGCACAACGTAACACCTGGCTGGCAGCTATCAGCGAAGCAGCGTTCATGACAGGTTTGGAAAGAAATGCAGATGTAGTGAGCATGGCATCATACGCACCATTGTTCTCACATATTGATGGATGGCAGTGGGCGCCGGATATGATCTGGGTTGACAATCTCCGTTCATATGGTTCACCTACTTACTATGTTCAAAAACTGTTCTCCTTAAATAAGGGTTCAAAAGTTGTTCCGCTTACGTTGAACAATGATGTTGTGGCCGGACAGGATAGCTTGTATGCATCATCAGTGATTGATGCAGCAACAAATGAACTGGTGATCAAGATCGTTAATGCATCAAACAAAGAGCAGGCAACTGTTTTATCTGTTGAAGGCGTGAAGAAATTAGTAGCACAGGGAAAGTTAACGGTTTTGCAGGGAAGCAGTTTAACAGTCGTGAATTCATTCGATCAACCAACACAGGTTTCACCGAAAGAATCAACCATCGCTATTAAAACGAAGAAGATTGATTACACAGCAGCTCCTTATTCATTCTCAGTATTAAGAATAAAACTGCAGTAA
- a CDS encoding L-ribulose-5-phosphate 4-epimerase produces the protein MGKYSHIQEEAYEANMQLPKLGLVLFTFGNVSAVDRSLGVFAIKPSGVPYEDLSPDKMVIVDFDANTVEGSFRPSSDTKTHTVLYKHWEKIGGIVHTHSTYATAWAQSQRDIPIFGTTHADYNTVDIPCAAPMSDDMIKGNYEYETGFQILNCFKDRGLSYEEVEMILVGNHAPFTWGKNAAKAVHNSAVLEFIAQTSLLTEQINPSAPRLKDSIRQKHYERKHGPDSYYGQA, from the coding sequence ATGGGAAAGTATAGTCACATACAAGAAGAAGCATACGAAGCAAACATGCAGTTGCCCAAATTAGGGTTGGTGCTGTTCACCTTCGGCAATGTAAGTGCAGTCGACAGAAGCTTAGGTGTATTCGCCATTAAACCAAGTGGTGTTCCTTACGAAGATCTGAGTCCAGATAAAATGGTGATCGTTGATTTTGATGCAAACACAGTTGAAGGTTCGTTCCGTCCTTCATCCGATACAAAAACACATACCGTGTTGTACAAGCATTGGGAAAAGATCGGCGGCATTGTGCACACGCATTCAACTTATGCAACAGCATGGGCACAATCGCAACGGGATATTCCTATTTTCGGTACAACACATGCAGATTACAACACGGTTGATATTCCCTGTGCTGCGCCTATGAGCGATGACATGATCAAAGGCAATTATGAATACGAAACAGGTTTTCAAATTCTCAATTGTTTTAAAGACCGTGGATTGAGTTATGAAGAAGTGGAAATGATTTTAGTGGGCAATCATGCTCCGTTTACATGGGGTAAGAATGCAGCGAAGGCAGTGCATAACAGTGCAGTACTTGAGTTTATTGCACAAACATCATTATTGACCGAGCAGATCAATCCATCAGCACCACGTTTAAAAGATTCAATTCGTCAAAAACATTACGAACGTAAACACGGGCCTGATAGTTATTACGGGCAAGCATAA
- a CDS encoding HAD family hydrolase, with product MSDKKAFLFDLNGTMIDDMHYHIKAWHGILNELGANISMERMKEECYGKNDELLERMFPGRFTEEEKQVMSLEKEKQYQQQFKPYLKLLPGLDAFLAKAKQNDIPMAIGSAAIMFNIDFVLDNLHIRDHFSALVSADDVAVSKPDPETFLKCAERLSAQPADCIVFEDSPKGVESAKRAGMKAVVLTTMHEEYEFDGFDHVLMCVKDFKDERLRSLV from the coding sequence ATGAGTGATAAGAAAGCATTTTTATTTGATTTGAATGGAACGATGATCGATGATATGCACTATCATATCAAAGCATGGCATGGCATATTGAATGAGTTAGGTGCAAATATTTCCATGGAGCGAATGAAGGAAGAATGTTATGGTAAAAATGATGAACTGCTTGAACGGATGTTCCCCGGCCGTTTTACGGAAGAAGAGAAACAGGTGATGAGTCTTGAAAAAGAAAAGCAATACCAGCAGCAGTTCAAGCCTTATTTAAAATTGTTACCTGGTTTGGATGCGTTTCTTGCAAAGGCAAAACAAAATGATATTCCAATGGCAATTGGCTCAGCAGCCATCATGTTCAATATAGATTTTGTGTTAGACAATCTGCATATCCGTGATCATTTTTCTGCATTGGTGAGTGCCGATGATGTGGCGGTAAGCAAACCCGATCCTGAAACATTTTTGAAATGCGCTGAACGATTAAGCGCTCAACCTGCCGACTGTATTGTATTTGAAGATTCACCAAAAGGAGTGGAGAGTGCAAAACGTGCAGGTATGAAAGCAGTGGTGTTAACGACTATGCACGAAGAATATGAGTTTGATGGATTTGACCACGTGTTGATGTGCGTGAAGGATTTTAAAGATGAACGATTGCGTTCACTGGTTTAA
- a CDS encoding ribulokinase yields the protein MSSEASYVIGVDYGSDSVRTIIVNTANGEELASSVFYYPRWKKQLYCNMNENQFRQHPLDYVEGLEVTIKECVAKVGADVASKVKALSVDTTGSTPVAVDKTGTPLALTPGFEENPNAMFVLWKDHTGVGEAAEINAHAEKFDTNYLQFVGGIYSSEWFWAKLLRVLRADEKVRNSIYSFVEHCDWIPFLLSGGTDVHAMKRGVCSAGHKILWAKEWDGLPPNEFFASLDPLLDGFTDRLFKDTYPADQSVGTITKEWAARLGLPETTVIGVGAYDAHMGAVGGQIEPYYLSKVMGTSTCDMMVAPVKDVEGKLIKGICGQVPGSVIPSMIGLEAGQSAFGDAYAWYKRLLTWPLQQILSKSSLVDDDTKAKLINETEDAIIPQLSKLAEQLEIDEHSELAVDWFNGRRTPDANQLLTASITGLDLGSDAVRMFRAVVESTCFGAKAIVERFVEQGIPVKGLIGLGGVAKKSPFIMQMMADVMNMPIKIHKSEQTCAFGAAMFAATVGGVYSKVEDAMQAMGQGFDAEYHPNPDRVAVYQHRYEKYKEVGAFMEAQTKQQVSVESLTA from the coding sequence ATGAGTAGTGAAGCGTCTTATGTAATTGGTGTCGACTATGGATCAGATTCAGTACGAACAATTATTGTGAACACAGCAAACGGTGAGGAACTTGCTTCATCAGTGTTTTATTATCCCCGTTGGAAAAAGCAGTTATACTGCAACATGAATGAGAATCAGTTCCGTCAGCACCCCTTGGATTATGTGGAAGGTCTGGAGGTAACCATTAAAGAATGCGTAGCGAAGGTTGGCGCTGATGTTGCTTCAAAAGTAAAAGCGCTTTCTGTTGACACAACAGGATCAACACCTGTTGCAGTTGATAAAACTGGAACACCGCTTGCATTAACTCCCGGTTTTGAAGAGAATCCCAACGCCATGTTTGTGTTGTGGAAAGATCATACCGGTGTTGGTGAAGCAGCCGAGATCAACGCACATGCAGAAAAATTTGATACCAACTATTTACAATTTGTTGGTGGTATATATTCTTCTGAATGGTTTTGGGCAAAGCTCCTGCGTGTATTACGTGCAGATGAAAAAGTAAGAAACTCTATTTATTCATTTGTTGAACATTGCGACTGGATTCCTTTCTTATTATCCGGTGGAACAGATGTACATGCAATGAAACGTGGTGTATGTTCTGCAGGTCATAAAATATTATGGGCAAAAGAGTGGGACGGACTTCCTCCCAATGAATTCTTTGCATCATTAGATCCATTGCTTGATGGTTTTACTGATCGATTGTTCAAAGACACTTATCCTGCTGATCAATCAGTAGGAACTATCACGAAAGAATGGGCAGCCCGTTTAGGTTTGCCTGAAACTACAGTGATCGGTGTTGGTGCTTATGATGCACATATGGGTGCAGTGGGTGGACAGATCGAACCCTATTACTTAAGTAAAGTAATGGGTACATCTACCTGTGATATGATGGTGGCACCGGTGAAAGATGTGGAAGGAAAACTCATCAAAGGTATTTGCGGGCAGGTACCCGGTTCTGTTATTCCCAGTATGATCGGGTTAGAAGCCGGTCAATCCGCATTTGGTGATGCTTATGCCTGGTACAAACGTTTACTTACATGGCCGTTGCAACAGATACTATCGAAATCAAGTTTAGTTGATGATGATACAAAAGCAAAACTCATCAACGAGACTGAAGATGCAATCATTCCGCAATTAAGCAAGCTGGCAGAACAATTAGAAATTGATGAACATAGTGAACTGGCAGTAGATTGGTTCAACGGAAGAAGAACACCCGATGCCAATCAATTACTCACTGCTTCTATTACCGGTCTTGATTTAGGAAGCGATGCAGTGCGTATGTTCAGAGCAGTTGTTGAATCAACTTGTTTTGGTGCAAAAGCAATTGTAGAGCGTTTTGTAGAGCAGGGGATTCCTGTGAAAGGGTTGATCGGTCTTGGTGGCGTTGCAAAAAAATCTCCCTTCATTATGCAGATGATGGCTGATGTAATGAACATGCCCATCAAAATTCATAAATCAGAACAAACCTGTGCATTTGGCGCAGCCATGTTTGCTGCAACTGTTGGTGGTGTGTACAGCAAAGTGGAAGATGCCATGCAGGCTATGGGACAGGGGTTCGATGCAGAGTATCATCCTAATCCTGATCGTGTAGCGGTTTACCAGCACCGTTATGAAAAGTATAAAGAAGTTGGTGCGTTCATGGAAGCGCAAACAAAACAACAAGTAAGTGTAGAATCATTAACAGCATAA
- the araA gene encoding L-arabinose isomerase yields the protein MKAFKNLEVWFVTGSQDLYGEETLKQVAAHSQEIAGSLNDAAVIPVNVVFKPTVKSSEEIYAICAEANAATNCIGIITWMHTFSPAKMWIRGLNILHKPLLHLHTQFNRDIPWSEIDMDFMNLNQSAHGDREFGFIATRMKVKRKVVVGHWQDPNVLDRINTWARAAAGWNDSQGARIVRFGDNMRYVAVTDGDKVEAEMKFGYSVNTHGIGDLVKVINEVSDADVDKLTEEYFDTYNVVASLKKDGKQYQSLRDAAKIELGMQYFLEHGNYKGYSDTFEDLHGMKQLPGIASQRLMGKGYGFAGEGDWKTAALVRTMKVMGTGLKGGNSFMEDYTYHFDPKNPLVLGSHMLEICESIADGKANCEIHPLGIGGKEDPVRLVFNVAAGPALNASIVDMGNRFRMLVNEVEAVAPVADLPKLPVARVLWKPYPNMNDGCAAWILAGGAHHTGYSQNLTSEHMEDFAEMAGIEYVRIGKQTDLYQFKNELRWNQVFYK from the coding sequence ATGAAAGCGTTTAAAAATTTAGAAGTATGGTTTGTTACAGGCAGCCAGGACCTGTACGGAGAAGAAACATTAAAGCAAGTAGCAGCACACTCGCAGGAAATTGCAGGTTCACTCAACGATGCTGCTGTTATACCGGTGAACGTTGTGTTCAAACCAACAGTAAAATCATCAGAAGAAATATATGCTATCTGCGCCGAAGCAAATGCAGCCACCAATTGTATCGGCATCATTACCTGGATGCATACGTTTTCACCAGCTAAAATGTGGATCAGAGGATTGAATATTCTTCATAAACCATTACTTCATTTACATACACAATTCAACCGTGATATTCCATGGAGTGAAATAGACATGGATTTCATGAACCTCAATCAAAGTGCGCACGGCGACAGAGAGTTTGGTTTCATCGCCACACGCATGAAGGTGAAACGTAAAGTAGTTGTTGGTCATTGGCAGGATCCGAATGTATTGGATCGTATCAACACATGGGCAAGAGCTGCAGCAGGGTGGAACGATTCGCAAGGTGCACGCATCGTTCGTTTTGGCGATAACATGCGGTATGTTGCTGTTACCGATGGTGACAAAGTGGAAGCTGAAATGAAATTCGGTTACAGTGTAAACACACACGGCATTGGTGATCTGGTAAAAGTGATCAATGAAGTAAGTGATGCTGATGTAGATAAACTCACAGAAGAATATTTTGATACTTACAATGTCGTTGCCTCATTGAAGAAGGATGGTAAGCAATATCAATCACTTCGTGATGCTGCAAAGATTGAATTAGGGATGCAGTACTTTCTTGAACATGGAAATTACAAAGGCTACAGCGATACATTTGAAGATCTGCATGGCATGAAACAATTGCCGGGTATTGCTTCACAACGTTTGATGGGCAAGGGTTATGGTTTTGCCGGAGAAGGCGATTGGAAAACAGCAGCACTTGTACGCACCATGAAAGTGATGGGCACAGGTTTGAAAGGTGGTAACAGTTTCATGGAAGATTATACGTATCACTTCGATCCAAAGAACCCATTGGTACTTGGCTCACATATGCTGGAGATCTGCGAAAGCATTGCTGATGGAAAAGCGAATTGCGAAATTCATCCATTAGGAATTGGCGGCAAAGAAGATCCTGTGCGTTTGGTGTTTAATGTTGCAGCAGGTCCTGCGTTGAATGCATCAATCGTTGATATGGGTAACCGCTTCCGAATGTTAGTTAATGAAGTGGAAGCAGTAGCGCCTGTTGCTGATCTTCCAAAACTTCCTGTTGCAAGGGTTTTATGGAAGCCATATCCAAATATGAATGATGGCTGTGCAGCATGGATCTTAGCTGGTGGAGCACATCATACAGGCTACAGCCAGAACCTTACATCAGAGCATATGGAAGATTTTGCGGAGATGGCAGGTATCGAGTATGTCCGCATTGGTAAGCAGACCGACCTCTATCAATTCAAAAATGAGCTACGTTGGAATCAAGTTTTCTATAAGTAG
- a CDS encoding arabinan endo-1,5-alpha-L-arabinosidase, whose amino-acid sequence MKCFATIIFVLAVLFATAQGRGDSVGTIKPTRQTGVHDPVMIKEGSTYYLFCTGFGISVFSSTDLQNWKKEKPVFATAPQWAVDAVPGYRGHTWAPDISYYNGKYYLYYSVSTFGKNGSCIGVAVNKTLNPSSPDFKWEDLGKVIQSFPGKDQWNAIDPNLIVDEKNVPWLSFGSFWSGLKLVKLNSDLKTLAQPEQVVSIAARTKGSGTDSSGGNAIEAPFIFKKGEYYYLFASWDYCCRGEKSNYKVVVGRSKQVTGPYLDKNSVTMTSNGGTLVLEGDAKEWFGAGHNAVYHVDDKDYIVYHGYDALDKGRSKLLINELAWDKEGWPTLKK is encoded by the coding sequence ATGAAGTGTTTTGCAACCATAATATTTGTCTTAGCTGTGTTGTTTGCAACTGCGCAGGGCAGGGGCGATTCTGTCGGCACCATTAAACCAACACGCCAGACTGGTGTGCATGATCCTGTAATGATCAAAGAAGGAAGCACGTACTACTTGTTTTGTACTGGCTTTGGTATTTCTGTTTTCTCATCAACCGATCTGCAAAACTGGAAAAAAGAAAAACCTGTTTTCGCTACCGCACCCCAATGGGCTGTTGATGCAGTGCCGGGTTATCGTGGTCACACATGGGCGCCCGATATCAGTTATTACAATGGTAAATATTATCTCTACTATTCTGTATCAACATTCGGAAAGAACGGTTCGTGTATTGGTGTGGCAGTGAATAAAACTTTGAATCCTTCATCACCCGATTTTAAATGGGAAGACTTAGGGAAAGTGATTCAGTCTTTTCCCGGGAAAGATCAGTGGAATGCAATTGATCCCAATCTCATTGTTGATGAAAAGAATGTTCCCTGGTTAAGCTTTGGTTCATTCTGGAGCGGACTTAAACTAGTAAAGCTGAACAGCGATCTCAAAACGCTTGCTCAACCTGAGCAGGTAGTTTCAATTGCTGCAAGAACAAAAGGCAGCGGAACTGATTCTTCAGGTGGCAATGCCATTGAGGCGCCGTTCATTTTCAAGAAAGGTGAATACTACTATTTGTTCGCTTCATGGGATTATTGTTGCCGTGGCGAAAAGAGCAATTACAAAGTAGTAGTGGGAAGAAGTAAACAGGTAACAGGCCCATATCTTGATAAAAATTCTGTAACTATGACCTCTAATGGCGGCACGCTGGTACTCGAAGGCGATGCTAAGGAATGGTTTGGTGCAGGACATAATGCGGTTTATCATGTTGATGATAAAGACTACATTGTTTATCATGGATATGATGCACTGGATAAAGGACGATCAAAACTATTAATTAACGAACTCGCCTGGGATAAAGAAGGCTGGCCAACATTAAAAAAATAA